From Coffea arabica cultivar ET-39 chromosome 10e, Coffea Arabica ET-39 HiFi, whole genome shotgun sequence, one genomic window encodes:
- the LOC113711971 gene encoding protein NAR1-like isoform X9 has product MNSAKLGSAIKPLETEPVKISLNDCLACSGCITSSKTVMLEKKSLDEFLSNINKGKAVIVSVSPQSRASLGVAFGLSPLQVFKKLTTLFKALGVKAVFDTSCSRDLTLIESCYEFITRYRQCHSTTDKKSKLGLPLISSACPAWINYAEKNLGSYILPNISSVKSPQQIIGAIIKNHICQMLYQRPEDIYHVTVMPCYDKKLEAVRDAFVFQLDAQGEKIVEVDSVLTTVELLDLIKSKSVDFASLEELPLDNLLTNLDDGNLLYGVRGSSGGYAETIFRYAAKNLFGKEIVGPLNFKTIRNPNFQEVTLEVEGETVLKFALCYGLQNLIQVVKKIDSGECEYQFLEIMACPSAGCLNGGGQIKRKPGESVQSLELKYLENVIEADPFENPIIKGLYTEWLDQPGSEKATKYMHTEYHPRVKSRTSQLQDW; this is encoded by the exons ATG AACTCTGCTAAACTTGGGTCAGCTATCAAACCATTGGAAACTGAACCTGTAAAAATTTCACTCAATGACTGTCTAGCTTGCAG TGGGTGCATAACCTCGTCCAAGACTGTGATGCTTGAGAAGAAGAGCTTAGATGAATTTCTTTCTAATATCAATAAAGGAAAGGCTGTCATTGTCTCTGTGTCTCCCCAGTCTAGAGCTTCTCTTGGTGTTGCCTTTGGCCTTTCTCCGCTTCAG GTTTTCAAAAAGCTGACGACGTTATTTAAGGCGTTGGGAGTGAAAGCTGTTTTTGATACCAGCTGCAGCAGAGACTTGACACTTATTGAATCTTGTTATGAATTCATAACTAGATATAGACAATGTCATTCTACTACTGATAAGAAATCCAAATTGGGCCTACCCTTGATTTCTTCTGCCTGTCCAG CTTGGATAAACTATGCTGAAAAAAATCTTGGGTCATATATTTTGCCTAATATTTCATCAGTCAAGAGCCCTCAACAAATCATTGGAGCTATTATTAAGAACCACATCTGTCAGATGCTGTACCAAAG GCCGGAGGATATATACCATGTAACAGTGATGCCATGTTATGACAAAAAACTCGAGGCTGTTAGGGATGCCTTTGTATTTCAACTTGATGCACAAGGTGAAAAGATCGTGGAGGTGGATTCAGTGTTAACGACAGTAGAGTTGTTAGATCTGATAAAG TCAAAGTCAGTTGATTTTGCAAGCTTAGAAGAGTTGCCGCTAGACAACTT GTTAACGAATCTTGATGACGGCAACCTCCTTTATGGCGTCCGTGGAAGCTCTGGAGGATATGCGGAGACAATATTTCGTTATGCTGCTAAAAATCTTTTTGGCAAGGAAATTGTTGGTCCTCTCAACTTCAAGACTATAAGAAATCCTAATTTCCAAGAAGTGACACTTGAA GTAGAAGGAGAGACCGTCTTGAAGTTTGCTCTCTGTTATGGTTTGCAAAACCTGATACAGGTTGTTAAGAAAATTGATTCTGGAGAATGTGAATATCAGTTTTTGGAGATCATGGCTTGTCCCTCAG CAGGATGCCTAAATGGTGGAGGTCAAATCAAGCGTAAGCCTGGTGAATCTGTCCAGTCGTTGGAATTGAAATATCTGGAAAAT GTTATTGAGGCTGACCCTTTTGAAAATCCCATCATTAAAGGATTATATACTGAATGGCTTGATCAACCTGGTTCAGAGAAAGCAACTAAATACATGCATACAGAATACCACCCTAGAGTGAAAAGCAGAACTTCTCAGTTGCAGGACTGGTGA
- the LOC113711971 gene encoding protein NAR1-like isoform X8, with the protein MSSEKFSATLSIGDLNDYIAPSQGCVVSFKANSNSNPKPSTSSCSSRLDKSYAGNSAKLGSAIKPLETEPVKISLNDCLACSGCITSSKTVMLEKKSLDEFLSNINKGKAVIVSVSPQSRASLGVAFGLSPLQVFKKLTTLFKALGVKAVFDTSCSRDLTLIESCYEFITRYRQCHSTTDKKSKLGLPLISSACPAWINYAEKNLGSYILPNISSVKSPQQIIGAIIKNHICQMLYQRPEDIYHVTVMPCYDKKLEAVRDAFVFQLDAQGEKIVEVDSVLTTVELLDLIKSKSVDFASLEELPLDNLLTNLDDGNLLYGVRGSSGGYAETIFRYAAKNLFGKEIVGPLNFKTIRNPNFQEVTLEVEGETVLKFALCYGLQNLIQVVKKIDSGECEYQFLEIMACPSGCLNGGGQIKRKPGESVQSLELKYLENLQDW; encoded by the exons atgtCCTCGGAGAAGTTCTCGGCTACACTGAGTATAGGGGATCTGAATGATTATATAGCACCATCTCAGGGATGCGTTGTTTCGTTCAAGGCTAATTCCAATTCTAATCCCAAGCCTTCTACTTCCTCCTGCTCTTCCAGGCTCGATAAATCTTATGCTGGG AACTCTGCTAAACTTGGGTCAGCTATCAAACCATTGGAAACTGAACCTGTAAAAATTTCACTCAATGACTGTCTAGCTTGCAG TGGGTGCATAACCTCGTCCAAGACTGTGATGCTTGAGAAGAAGAGCTTAGATGAATTTCTTTCTAATATCAATAAAGGAAAGGCTGTCATTGTCTCTGTGTCTCCCCAGTCTAGAGCTTCTCTTGGTGTTGCCTTTGGCCTTTCTCCGCTTCAG GTTTTCAAAAAGCTGACGACGTTATTTAAGGCGTTGGGAGTGAAAGCTGTTTTTGATACCAGCTGCAGCAGAGACTTGACACTTATTGAATCTTGTTATGAATTCATAACTAGATATAGACAATGTCATTCTACTACTGATAAGAAATCCAAATTGGGCCTACCCTTGATTTCTTCTGCCTGTCCAG CTTGGATAAACTATGCTGAAAAAAATCTTGGGTCATATATTTTGCCTAATATTTCATCAGTCAAGAGCCCTCAACAAATCATTGGAGCTATTATTAAGAACCACATCTGTCAGATGCTGTACCAAAG GCCGGAGGATATATACCATGTAACAGTGATGCCATGTTATGACAAAAAACTCGAGGCTGTTAGGGATGCCTTTGTATTTCAACTTGATGCACAAGGTGAAAAGATCGTGGAGGTGGATTCAGTGTTAACGACAGTAGAGTTGTTAGATCTGATAAAG TCAAAGTCAGTTGATTTTGCAAGCTTAGAAGAGTTGCCGCTAGACAACTT GTTAACGAATCTTGATGACGGCAACCTCCTTTATGGCGTCCGTGGAAGCTCTGGAGGATATGCGGAGACAATATTTCGTTATGCTGCTAAAAATCTTTTTGGCAAGGAAATTGTTGGTCCTCTCAACTTCAAGACTATAAGAAATCCTAATTTCCAAGAAGTGACACTTGAA GTAGAAGGAGAGACCGTCTTGAAGTTTGCTCTCTGTTATGGTTTGCAAAACCTGATACAGGTTGTTAAGAAAATTGATTCTGGAGAATGTGAATATCAGTTTTTGGAGATCATGGCTTGTCCCTCAG GATGCCTAAATGGTGGAGGTCAAATCAAGCGTAAGCCTGGTGAATCTGTCCAGTCGTTGGAATTGAAATATCTGGAAAAT TTGCAGGACTGGTGA
- the LOC113711971 gene encoding protein NAR1-like isoform X2 codes for MSSEKFSATLSIGDLNDYIAPSQGCVVSFKANSNSNPKPSTSSCSSRLDKSYAGNSAKLGSAIKPLETEPVKISLNDCLACSGCITSSKTVMLEKKSLDEFLSNINKGKAVIVSVSPQSRASLGVAFGLSPLQVFKKLTTLFKALGVKAVFDTSCSRDLTLIESCYEFITRYRQCHSTTDKKSKLGLPLISSACPAWINYAEKNLGSYILPNISSVKSPQQIIGAIIKNHICQMLYQRPEDIYHVTVMPCYDKKLEAVRDAFVFQLDAQGEKIVEVDSVLTTVELLDLIKSKSVDFASLEELPLDNLLTNLDDGNLLYGVRGSSGGYAETIFRYAAKNLFGKEIVGPLNFKTIRNPNFQEVTLEVEGETVLKFALCYGLQNLIQVVKKIDSGECEYQFLEIMACPSGCLNGGGQIKRKPGESVQSLELKYLENVIEADPFENPIIKGLYTEWLDQPGSEKATKYMHTEYHPRVKSRTSQLQDW; via the exons atgtCCTCGGAGAAGTTCTCGGCTACACTGAGTATAGGGGATCTGAATGATTATATAGCACCATCTCAGGGATGCGTTGTTTCGTTCAAGGCTAATTCCAATTCTAATCCCAAGCCTTCTACTTCCTCCTGCTCTTCCAGGCTCGATAAATCTTATGCTGGG AACTCTGCTAAACTTGGGTCAGCTATCAAACCATTGGAAACTGAACCTGTAAAAATTTCACTCAATGACTGTCTAGCTTGCAG TGGGTGCATAACCTCGTCCAAGACTGTGATGCTTGAGAAGAAGAGCTTAGATGAATTTCTTTCTAATATCAATAAAGGAAAGGCTGTCATTGTCTCTGTGTCTCCCCAGTCTAGAGCTTCTCTTGGTGTTGCCTTTGGCCTTTCTCCGCTTCAG GTTTTCAAAAAGCTGACGACGTTATTTAAGGCGTTGGGAGTGAAAGCTGTTTTTGATACCAGCTGCAGCAGAGACTTGACACTTATTGAATCTTGTTATGAATTCATAACTAGATATAGACAATGTCATTCTACTACTGATAAGAAATCCAAATTGGGCCTACCCTTGATTTCTTCTGCCTGTCCAG CTTGGATAAACTATGCTGAAAAAAATCTTGGGTCATATATTTTGCCTAATATTTCATCAGTCAAGAGCCCTCAACAAATCATTGGAGCTATTATTAAGAACCACATCTGTCAGATGCTGTACCAAAG GCCGGAGGATATATACCATGTAACAGTGATGCCATGTTATGACAAAAAACTCGAGGCTGTTAGGGATGCCTTTGTATTTCAACTTGATGCACAAGGTGAAAAGATCGTGGAGGTGGATTCAGTGTTAACGACAGTAGAGTTGTTAGATCTGATAAAG TCAAAGTCAGTTGATTTTGCAAGCTTAGAAGAGTTGCCGCTAGACAACTT GTTAACGAATCTTGATGACGGCAACCTCCTTTATGGCGTCCGTGGAAGCTCTGGAGGATATGCGGAGACAATATTTCGTTATGCTGCTAAAAATCTTTTTGGCAAGGAAATTGTTGGTCCTCTCAACTTCAAGACTATAAGAAATCCTAATTTCCAAGAAGTGACACTTGAA GTAGAAGGAGAGACCGTCTTGAAGTTTGCTCTCTGTTATGGTTTGCAAAACCTGATACAGGTTGTTAAGAAAATTGATTCTGGAGAATGTGAATATCAGTTTTTGGAGATCATGGCTTGTCCCTCAG GATGCCTAAATGGTGGAGGTCAAATCAAGCGTAAGCCTGGTGAATCTGTCCAGTCGTTGGAATTGAAATATCTGGAAAAT GTTATTGAGGCTGACCCTTTTGAAAATCCCATCATTAAAGGATTATATACTGAATGGCTTGATCAACCTGGTTCAGAGAAAGCAACTAAATACATGCATACAGAATACCACCCTAGAGTGAAAAGCAGAACTTCTCAGTTGCAGGACTGGTGA
- the LOC113711971 gene encoding protein NAR1-like isoform X7 — MSSEKFSATLSIGDLNDYIAPSQGCVVSFKANSNSNPKPSTSSCSSRLDKSYAGNSAKLGSAIKPLETEPVKISLNDCLACSGCITSSKTVMLEKKSLDEFLSNINKGKAVIVSVSPQSRASLGVAFGLSPLQVFKKLTTLFKALGVKAVFDTSCSRDLTLIESCYEFITRYRQCHSTTDKKSKLGLPLISSACPAWINYAEKNLGSYILPNISSVKSPQQIIGAIIKNHICQMLYQRPEDIYHVTVMPCYDKKLEAVRDAFVFQLDAQGEKIVEVDSVLTTVELLDLIKSKSVDFASLEELPLDNLLTNLDDGNLLYGVRGSSGGYAETIFRYAAKNLFGKEIVGPLNFKTIRNPNFQEVTLEVEGETVLKFALCYGLQNLIQVVKKIDSGECEYQFLEIMACPSAGCLNGGGQIKRKPGESVQSLELKYLENLQDW; from the exons atgtCCTCGGAGAAGTTCTCGGCTACACTGAGTATAGGGGATCTGAATGATTATATAGCACCATCTCAGGGATGCGTTGTTTCGTTCAAGGCTAATTCCAATTCTAATCCCAAGCCTTCTACTTCCTCCTGCTCTTCCAGGCTCGATAAATCTTATGCTGGG AACTCTGCTAAACTTGGGTCAGCTATCAAACCATTGGAAACTGAACCTGTAAAAATTTCACTCAATGACTGTCTAGCTTGCAG TGGGTGCATAACCTCGTCCAAGACTGTGATGCTTGAGAAGAAGAGCTTAGATGAATTTCTTTCTAATATCAATAAAGGAAAGGCTGTCATTGTCTCTGTGTCTCCCCAGTCTAGAGCTTCTCTTGGTGTTGCCTTTGGCCTTTCTCCGCTTCAG GTTTTCAAAAAGCTGACGACGTTATTTAAGGCGTTGGGAGTGAAAGCTGTTTTTGATACCAGCTGCAGCAGAGACTTGACACTTATTGAATCTTGTTATGAATTCATAACTAGATATAGACAATGTCATTCTACTACTGATAAGAAATCCAAATTGGGCCTACCCTTGATTTCTTCTGCCTGTCCAG CTTGGATAAACTATGCTGAAAAAAATCTTGGGTCATATATTTTGCCTAATATTTCATCAGTCAAGAGCCCTCAACAAATCATTGGAGCTATTATTAAGAACCACATCTGTCAGATGCTGTACCAAAG GCCGGAGGATATATACCATGTAACAGTGATGCCATGTTATGACAAAAAACTCGAGGCTGTTAGGGATGCCTTTGTATTTCAACTTGATGCACAAGGTGAAAAGATCGTGGAGGTGGATTCAGTGTTAACGACAGTAGAGTTGTTAGATCTGATAAAG TCAAAGTCAGTTGATTTTGCAAGCTTAGAAGAGTTGCCGCTAGACAACTT GTTAACGAATCTTGATGACGGCAACCTCCTTTATGGCGTCCGTGGAAGCTCTGGAGGATATGCGGAGACAATATTTCGTTATGCTGCTAAAAATCTTTTTGGCAAGGAAATTGTTGGTCCTCTCAACTTCAAGACTATAAGAAATCCTAATTTCCAAGAAGTGACACTTGAA GTAGAAGGAGAGACCGTCTTGAAGTTTGCTCTCTGTTATGGTTTGCAAAACCTGATACAGGTTGTTAAGAAAATTGATTCTGGAGAATGTGAATATCAGTTTTTGGAGATCATGGCTTGTCCCTCAG CAGGATGCCTAAATGGTGGAGGTCAAATCAAGCGTAAGCCTGGTGAATCTGTCCAGTCGTTGGAATTGAAATATCTGGAAAAT TTGCAGGACTGGTGA
- the LOC113711971 gene encoding protein NAR1-like isoform X1 encodes MSSEKFSATLSIGDLNDYIAPSQGCVVSFKANSNSNPKPSTSSCSSRLDKSYAGNSAKLGSAIKPLETEPVKISLNDCLACSGCITSSKTVMLEKKSLDEFLSNINKGKAVIVSVSPQSRASLGVAFGLSPLQVFKKLTTLFKALGVKAVFDTSCSRDLTLIESCYEFITRYRQCHSTTDKKSKLGLPLISSACPAWINYAEKNLGSYILPNISSVKSPQQIIGAIIKNHICQMLYQRPEDIYHVTVMPCYDKKLEAVRDAFVFQLDAQGEKIVEVDSVLTTVELLDLIKSKSVDFASLEELPLDNLLTNLDDGNLLYGVRGSSGGYAETIFRYAAKNLFGKEIVGPLNFKTIRNPNFQEVTLEVEGETVLKFALCYGLQNLIQVVKKIDSGECEYQFLEIMACPSAGCLNGGGQIKRKPGESVQSLELKYLENVIEADPFENPIIKGLYTEWLDQPGSEKATKYMHTEYHPRVKSRTSQLQDW; translated from the exons atgtCCTCGGAGAAGTTCTCGGCTACACTGAGTATAGGGGATCTGAATGATTATATAGCACCATCTCAGGGATGCGTTGTTTCGTTCAAGGCTAATTCCAATTCTAATCCCAAGCCTTCTACTTCCTCCTGCTCTTCCAGGCTCGATAAATCTTATGCTGGG AACTCTGCTAAACTTGGGTCAGCTATCAAACCATTGGAAACTGAACCTGTAAAAATTTCACTCAATGACTGTCTAGCTTGCAG TGGGTGCATAACCTCGTCCAAGACTGTGATGCTTGAGAAGAAGAGCTTAGATGAATTTCTTTCTAATATCAATAAAGGAAAGGCTGTCATTGTCTCTGTGTCTCCCCAGTCTAGAGCTTCTCTTGGTGTTGCCTTTGGCCTTTCTCCGCTTCAG GTTTTCAAAAAGCTGACGACGTTATTTAAGGCGTTGGGAGTGAAAGCTGTTTTTGATACCAGCTGCAGCAGAGACTTGACACTTATTGAATCTTGTTATGAATTCATAACTAGATATAGACAATGTCATTCTACTACTGATAAGAAATCCAAATTGGGCCTACCCTTGATTTCTTCTGCCTGTCCAG CTTGGATAAACTATGCTGAAAAAAATCTTGGGTCATATATTTTGCCTAATATTTCATCAGTCAAGAGCCCTCAACAAATCATTGGAGCTATTATTAAGAACCACATCTGTCAGATGCTGTACCAAAG GCCGGAGGATATATACCATGTAACAGTGATGCCATGTTATGACAAAAAACTCGAGGCTGTTAGGGATGCCTTTGTATTTCAACTTGATGCACAAGGTGAAAAGATCGTGGAGGTGGATTCAGTGTTAACGACAGTAGAGTTGTTAGATCTGATAAAG TCAAAGTCAGTTGATTTTGCAAGCTTAGAAGAGTTGCCGCTAGACAACTT GTTAACGAATCTTGATGACGGCAACCTCCTTTATGGCGTCCGTGGAAGCTCTGGAGGATATGCGGAGACAATATTTCGTTATGCTGCTAAAAATCTTTTTGGCAAGGAAATTGTTGGTCCTCTCAACTTCAAGACTATAAGAAATCCTAATTTCCAAGAAGTGACACTTGAA GTAGAAGGAGAGACCGTCTTGAAGTTTGCTCTCTGTTATGGTTTGCAAAACCTGATACAGGTTGTTAAGAAAATTGATTCTGGAGAATGTGAATATCAGTTTTTGGAGATCATGGCTTGTCCCTCAG CAGGATGCCTAAATGGTGGAGGTCAAATCAAGCGTAAGCCTGGTGAATCTGTCCAGTCGTTGGAATTGAAATATCTGGAAAAT GTTATTGAGGCTGACCCTTTTGAAAATCCCATCATTAAAGGATTATATACTGAATGGCTTGATCAACCTGGTTCAGAGAAAGCAACTAAATACATGCATACAGAATACCACCCTAGAGTGAAAAGCAGAACTTCTCAGTTGCAGGACTGGTGA
- the LOC113711971 gene encoding protein NAR1-like isoform X10 — protein sequence MLEKKSLDEFLSNINKGKAVIVSVSPQSRASLGVAFGLSPLQVFKKLTTLFKALGVKAVFDTSCSRDLTLIESCYEFITRYRQCHSTTDKKSKLGLPLISSACPAWINYAEKNLGSYILPNISSVKSPQQIIGAIIKNHICQMLYQRPEDIYHVTVMPCYDKKLEAVRDAFVFQLDAQGEKIVEVDSVLTTVELLDLIKSKSVDFASLEELPLDNLLTNLDDGNLLYGVRGSSGGYAETIFRYAAKNLFGKEIVGPLNFKTIRNPNFQEVTLEVEGETVLKFALCYGLQNLIQVVKKIDSGECEYQFLEIMACPSAGCLNGGGQIKRKPGESVQSLELKYLENVIEADPFENPIIKGLYTEWLDQPGSEKATKYMHTEYHPRVKSRTSQLQDW from the exons ATGCTTGAGAAGAAGAGCTTAGATGAATTTCTTTCTAATATCAATAAAGGAAAGGCTGTCATTGTCTCTGTGTCTCCCCAGTCTAGAGCTTCTCTTGGTGTTGCCTTTGGCCTTTCTCCGCTTCAG GTTTTCAAAAAGCTGACGACGTTATTTAAGGCGTTGGGAGTGAAAGCTGTTTTTGATACCAGCTGCAGCAGAGACTTGACACTTATTGAATCTTGTTATGAATTCATAACTAGATATAGACAATGTCATTCTACTACTGATAAGAAATCCAAATTGGGCCTACCCTTGATTTCTTCTGCCTGTCCAG CTTGGATAAACTATGCTGAAAAAAATCTTGGGTCATATATTTTGCCTAATATTTCATCAGTCAAGAGCCCTCAACAAATCATTGGAGCTATTATTAAGAACCACATCTGTCAGATGCTGTACCAAAG GCCGGAGGATATATACCATGTAACAGTGATGCCATGTTATGACAAAAAACTCGAGGCTGTTAGGGATGCCTTTGTATTTCAACTTGATGCACAAGGTGAAAAGATCGTGGAGGTGGATTCAGTGTTAACGACAGTAGAGTTGTTAGATCTGATAAAG TCAAAGTCAGTTGATTTTGCAAGCTTAGAAGAGTTGCCGCTAGACAACTT GTTAACGAATCTTGATGACGGCAACCTCCTTTATGGCGTCCGTGGAAGCTCTGGAGGATATGCGGAGACAATATTTCGTTATGCTGCTAAAAATCTTTTTGGCAAGGAAATTGTTGGTCCTCTCAACTTCAAGACTATAAGAAATCCTAATTTCCAAGAAGTGACACTTGAA GTAGAAGGAGAGACCGTCTTGAAGTTTGCTCTCTGTTATGGTTTGCAAAACCTGATACAGGTTGTTAAGAAAATTGATTCTGGAGAATGTGAATATCAGTTTTTGGAGATCATGGCTTGTCCCTCAG CAGGATGCCTAAATGGTGGAGGTCAAATCAAGCGTAAGCCTGGTGAATCTGTCCAGTCGTTGGAATTGAAATATCTGGAAAAT GTTATTGAGGCTGACCCTTTTGAAAATCCCATCATTAAAGGATTATATACTGAATGGCTTGATCAACCTGGTTCAGAGAAAGCAACTAAATACATGCATACAGAATACCACCCTAGAGTGAAAAGCAGAACTTCTCAGTTGCAGGACTGGTGA
- the LOC113711971 gene encoding protein NAR1-like isoform X6 yields MSSEKFSATLSIGDLNDYIAPSQGCVVSFKANSNSNPKPSTSSCSSRLDKSYAGNSAKLGSAIKPLETEPVKISLNDCLACSGCITSSKTVMLEKKSLDEFLSNINKGKAVIVSVSPQSRASLGVAFGLSPLQVFKKLTTLFKALGVKAVFDTSCSRDLTLIESCYEFITRYRQCHSTTDKKSKLGLPLISSACPAWINYAEKNLGSYILPNISSVKSPQQIIGAIIKNHICQMLYQRPEDIYHVTVMPCYDKKLEAVRDAFVFQLDAQGEKIVEVDSVLTTVELLDLIKSKSVDFASLEELPLDNLLTNLDDGNLLYGVRGSSGGYAETIFRYAAKNLFGKEIVGPLNFKTIRNPNFQEVTLEVEGETVLKFALCYGLQNLIQVVKKIDSGECEYQFLEIMACPSGCLNGGGQIKRKPGESVQSLELKYLENRKQLNTCIQNTTLE; encoded by the exons atgtCCTCGGAGAAGTTCTCGGCTACACTGAGTATAGGGGATCTGAATGATTATATAGCACCATCTCAGGGATGCGTTGTTTCGTTCAAGGCTAATTCCAATTCTAATCCCAAGCCTTCTACTTCCTCCTGCTCTTCCAGGCTCGATAAATCTTATGCTGGG AACTCTGCTAAACTTGGGTCAGCTATCAAACCATTGGAAACTGAACCTGTAAAAATTTCACTCAATGACTGTCTAGCTTGCAG TGGGTGCATAACCTCGTCCAAGACTGTGATGCTTGAGAAGAAGAGCTTAGATGAATTTCTTTCTAATATCAATAAAGGAAAGGCTGTCATTGTCTCTGTGTCTCCCCAGTCTAGAGCTTCTCTTGGTGTTGCCTTTGGCCTTTCTCCGCTTCAG GTTTTCAAAAAGCTGACGACGTTATTTAAGGCGTTGGGAGTGAAAGCTGTTTTTGATACCAGCTGCAGCAGAGACTTGACACTTATTGAATCTTGTTATGAATTCATAACTAGATATAGACAATGTCATTCTACTACTGATAAGAAATCCAAATTGGGCCTACCCTTGATTTCTTCTGCCTGTCCAG CTTGGATAAACTATGCTGAAAAAAATCTTGGGTCATATATTTTGCCTAATATTTCATCAGTCAAGAGCCCTCAACAAATCATTGGAGCTATTATTAAGAACCACATCTGTCAGATGCTGTACCAAAG GCCGGAGGATATATACCATGTAACAGTGATGCCATGTTATGACAAAAAACTCGAGGCTGTTAGGGATGCCTTTGTATTTCAACTTGATGCACAAGGTGAAAAGATCGTGGAGGTGGATTCAGTGTTAACGACAGTAGAGTTGTTAGATCTGATAAAG TCAAAGTCAGTTGATTTTGCAAGCTTAGAAGAGTTGCCGCTAGACAACTT GTTAACGAATCTTGATGACGGCAACCTCCTTTATGGCGTCCGTGGAAGCTCTGGAGGATATGCGGAGACAATATTTCGTTATGCTGCTAAAAATCTTTTTGGCAAGGAAATTGTTGGTCCTCTCAACTTCAAGACTATAAGAAATCCTAATTTCCAAGAAGTGACACTTGAA GTAGAAGGAGAGACCGTCTTGAAGTTTGCTCTCTGTTATGGTTTGCAAAACCTGATACAGGTTGTTAAGAAAATTGATTCTGGAGAATGTGAATATCAGTTTTTGGAGATCATGGCTTGTCCCTCAG GATGCCTAAATGGTGGAGGTCAAATCAAGCGTAAGCCTGGTGAATCTGTCCAGTCGTTGGAATTGAAATATCTGGAAAAT AGAAAGCAACTAAATACATGCATACAGAATACCACCCTAGAGTGA
- the LOC113711971 gene encoding protein NAR1-like isoform X4, giving the protein MSSEKFSATLSIGDLNDYIAPSQGCVVSFKANSNSNPKPSTSSCSSRLDKSYAGNSAKLGSAIKPLETEPVKISLNDCLACSGCITSSKTVMLEKKSLDEFLSNINKGKAVIVSVSPQSRASLGVAFGLSPLQVFKKLTTLFKALGVKAVFDTSCSRDLTLIESCYEFITRYRQCHSTTDKKSKLGLPLISSACPAWINYAEKNLGSYILPNISSVKSPQQIIGAIIKNHICQMLYQRPEDIYHVTVMPCYDKKLEAVRDAFVFQLDAQGEKIVEVDSVLTTVELLDLIKSKSVDFASLEELPLDNLLTNLDDGNLLYGVRGSSGGYAETIFRYAAKNLFGKEIVGPLNFKTIRNPNFQEVTLEVEGETVLKFALCYGLQNLIQVVKKIDSGECEYQFLEIMACPSGCLNGGGQIKRKPGESVQSLELKYLENDYILNGLINLVQRKQLNTCIQNTTLE; this is encoded by the exons atgtCCTCGGAGAAGTTCTCGGCTACACTGAGTATAGGGGATCTGAATGATTATATAGCACCATCTCAGGGATGCGTTGTTTCGTTCAAGGCTAATTCCAATTCTAATCCCAAGCCTTCTACTTCCTCCTGCTCTTCCAGGCTCGATAAATCTTATGCTGGG AACTCTGCTAAACTTGGGTCAGCTATCAAACCATTGGAAACTGAACCTGTAAAAATTTCACTCAATGACTGTCTAGCTTGCAG TGGGTGCATAACCTCGTCCAAGACTGTGATGCTTGAGAAGAAGAGCTTAGATGAATTTCTTTCTAATATCAATAAAGGAAAGGCTGTCATTGTCTCTGTGTCTCCCCAGTCTAGAGCTTCTCTTGGTGTTGCCTTTGGCCTTTCTCCGCTTCAG GTTTTCAAAAAGCTGACGACGTTATTTAAGGCGTTGGGAGTGAAAGCTGTTTTTGATACCAGCTGCAGCAGAGACTTGACACTTATTGAATCTTGTTATGAATTCATAACTAGATATAGACAATGTCATTCTACTACTGATAAGAAATCCAAATTGGGCCTACCCTTGATTTCTTCTGCCTGTCCAG CTTGGATAAACTATGCTGAAAAAAATCTTGGGTCATATATTTTGCCTAATATTTCATCAGTCAAGAGCCCTCAACAAATCATTGGAGCTATTATTAAGAACCACATCTGTCAGATGCTGTACCAAAG GCCGGAGGATATATACCATGTAACAGTGATGCCATGTTATGACAAAAAACTCGAGGCTGTTAGGGATGCCTTTGTATTTCAACTTGATGCACAAGGTGAAAAGATCGTGGAGGTGGATTCAGTGTTAACGACAGTAGAGTTGTTAGATCTGATAAAG TCAAAGTCAGTTGATTTTGCAAGCTTAGAAGAGTTGCCGCTAGACAACTT GTTAACGAATCTTGATGACGGCAACCTCCTTTATGGCGTCCGTGGAAGCTCTGGAGGATATGCGGAGACAATATTTCGTTATGCTGCTAAAAATCTTTTTGGCAAGGAAATTGTTGGTCCTCTCAACTTCAAGACTATAAGAAATCCTAATTTCCAAGAAGTGACACTTGAA GTAGAAGGAGAGACCGTCTTGAAGTTTGCTCTCTGTTATGGTTTGCAAAACCTGATACAGGTTGTTAAGAAAATTGATTCTGGAGAATGTGAATATCAGTTTTTGGAGATCATGGCTTGTCCCTCAG GATGCCTAAATGGTGGAGGTCAAATCAAGCGTAAGCCTGGTGAATCTGTCCAGTCGTTGGAATTGAAATATCTGGAAAAT GATTATATACTGAATGGCTTGATCAACCTGGTTCAGAGAAAGCAACTAAATACATGCATACAGAATACCACCCTAGAGTGA